Proteins from one Chroococcidiopsis sp. CCMEE 29 genomic window:
- a CDS encoding nicotinate-nucleotide adenylyltransferase — MVKIALFGTSADPPTAGHQAILSWLSERYGLVAVWAADNPFKSHQTPLEHRVAMLRLMIEEMEPLQKNIGLHPVLSSHRTLETVAKAKEIWGTDAELTLVVGSDLVSQLPRWYRVEDLLRQVQLLVVPRPGYAIQEKELEQLRQMGGKLAIADMTAPNVSSTAYRESGDPEAITPLIEAYIHRKHLYKCQHASKEKLQIR, encoded by the coding sequence ATGGTTAAGATTGCTCTTTTTGGTACGAGTGCTGATCCGCCAACTGCTGGGCACCAGGCGATTCTTAGCTGGCTGTCTGAGCGTTATGGTTTGGTAGCGGTTTGGGCAGCAGATAATCCGTTTAAGTCTCACCAGACACCGCTAGAACATCGGGTAGCGATGCTGCGGTTGATGATTGAAGAGATGGAACCGTTACAGAAGAATATCGGTTTACACCCAGTACTGAGTAGCCACAGAACATTAGAAACAGTGGCAAAAGCTAAAGAGATCTGGGGAACGGATGCCGAGTTGACGCTAGTAGTCGGTTCAGATTTAGTAAGTCAGCTACCGCGTTGGTATCGAGTTGAAGATTTGTTGCGGCAAGTTCAACTACTGGTAGTGCCTCGGCCAGGATATGCCATACAAGAGAAGGAGCTAGAGCAGCTGAGACAAATGGGGGGAAAGCTGGCGATCGCCGACATGACCGCCCCAAATGTTTCCTCTACAGCGTATCGTGAAAGTGGAGACCCAGAAGCCATAACGCCGCTAATTGAGGCGTATATTCATCGAAAGCATTTGTACAAATGCCAGCACGCATCCAAAGAAAAATTGCAGATCCGGTAA
- a CDS encoding isochorismate lyase codes for MKPPNECLNIQDIRFEIDRVDRQIVAAFGKRFEYVKAASKFKTNEASVKAPERFKSMLKQRRIWAEAEGLNPDVIEKIYQDLVNYFIQEELKDWQSKPEDYLA; via the coding sequence ATGAAACCTCCAAATGAGTGCTTGAATATACAGGATATACGCTTTGAAATTGATAGAGTTGATCGTCAAATAGTTGCTGCTTTTGGTAAAAGGTTTGAATACGTTAAAGCTGCATCCAAGTTCAAGACTAATGAAGCGAGTGTAAAAGCACCAGAAAGATTTAAGTCTATGTTGAAGCAACGACGAATATGGGCAGAAGCAGAAGGTTTAAACCCAGATGTAATTGAAAAAATCTACCAAGATTTGGTGAATTATTTCATTCAAGAAGAATTGAAAGATTGGCAATCTAAGCCTGAAGATTATCTAGCTTAA
- a CDS encoding geranylgeranyl reductase family protein, protein MYDCIIVGAGPAGGTAAYHLAKRGRSVLVLEKASLPRYKPCGGGVSPAIAKWFDFDFSPAISVKVNTIRYTWKMDDPVQAKLKTPEPMWMVRRDIFDHFLIQQAQKQGAELKDDTEVQGIEFQSDHWQVNTASGIFAGRYLIAADGAKGSMAKWLGFKERKRRLGGALEAEAPAQVENGHIAHFEFGMVKNGYIWNFPKADGYSIGIGTFRGGEGQDFKKILGEYATLFGVDLKTCKQYGHPLCLWDGNQKLHTQNAVLAGEAACVVDPMTAEGIRPSIFSGLKAAEAIDQAIAGDLDALEKYTEVISEQWGSDMAWAQRLAGVFYRIPGIGYRVGVKRPSATERMGQILCGEMRYGDVAGRALKRLTGIGG, encoded by the coding sequence ATGTATGATTGCATCATCGTCGGCGCAGGTCCAGCGGGTGGAACAGCTGCCTATCACTTAGCAAAGCGGGGACGTTCTGTTTTAGTTTTGGAAAAAGCATCGCTGCCAAGGTATAAGCCTTGTGGTGGTGGAGTGTCACCAGCGATCGCCAAATGGTTTGACTTTGACTTTTCCCCAGCGATTTCCGTTAAGGTGAACACGATTCGCTACACCTGGAAAATGGACGATCCCGTGCAAGCAAAACTGAAAACACCAGAGCCGATGTGGATGGTGCGGCGGGACATCTTCGACCACTTCCTGATCCAGCAGGCGCAAAAACAGGGAGCTGAACTTAAGGATGACACCGAAGTCCAGGGAATTGAGTTTCAGAGTGACCATTGGCAGGTAAACACAGCCAGCGGAATTTTTGCGGGTCGTTACCTAATTGCGGCAGATGGAGCCAAAGGCTCAATGGCAAAATGGCTAGGTTTCAAAGAACGCAAACGTCGCTTAGGTGGAGCCTTAGAAGCTGAAGCACCAGCTCAGGTAGAAAATGGTCACATTGCCCACTTTGAGTTTGGCATGGTCAAAAACGGCTATATTTGGAATTTTCCCAAGGCTGATGGCTATTCGATTGGCATCGGCACATTCCGAGGTGGTGAAGGACAGGACTTTAAGAAGATTTTGGGTGAATATGCCACACTGTTTGGCGTAGATCTCAAAACTTGTAAGCAGTATGGTCATCCCCTGTGTCTCTGGGATGGTAATCAAAAGCTGCATACCCAAAATGCGGTTTTGGCTGGGGAAGCGGCTTGTGTAGTTGACCCAATGACTGCAGAAGGCATTCGCCCCTCGATTTTTAGTGGTTTGAAGGCTGCTGAAGCGATTGACCAAGCGATCGCTGGCGATCTTGATGCCCTAGAAAAATACACCGAGGTGATCAGCGAACAATGGGGTTCTGATATGGCATGGGCACAGCGTTTAGCTGGGGTATTTTACCGCATTCCTGGTATTGGTTACAGAGTAGGTGTCAAGCGTCCCTCTGCCACTGAGCGAATGGGGCAGATCCTTTGTGGTGAAATGCGTTATGGCGACGTTGCTGGACGCGCGCTTAAGCGTCTTACCGGAATTGGAGGCTAA
- a CDS encoding ABC transporter ATP-binding protein, whose protein sequence is MKEANALRMLLPLLKHYPWAIPAIITLGILSSLSEGLGISLFIPFLHSLKQTTSQSGSKNLLIGFLSQLFVHVPPNDRLVIIPLCILGSVTVKNCLLYSNTILFSWLNWRVSHQLRAGIFRQLLSVSYSFLDRNQSGKFLSTLDKETWQTSQAMACLVGLITSACTIIVFVILLFLIAWKLTLLVGAVMLLISFSIQSVTHKVKSIGKQAAQANSVFVNRAVEGLAGMRVIRAFGRESYEQEYFERASNQVCTAFRKLDVISGAVNPLSEVLSTALLTCILIIALQSQANLPTLLTFIFILYRLQPQVKQLDSARINLVSLAGSVEQVMALLDCSDKSYIYSGSIPFKGLKQAITFTSVSFHYNFSQNPVLKQISIHIPKGKTTAIVGPSGAGKSTIISLICRFYDLTEGEIHVDSYPLRQLNLVDWRSRIAIVSQDTHLFSTTVQENIAYGRLDATQDDIVAAAKLANAHEFISQLPQGYDTKVGDRGIRLSGGQRQRLALARAIIRNPEILILDEATNALDSISEYSIQEVLNSFGQNRTVIVIAHRLSTIEQADQIIVLEEGRVKEQGSIQHLLKINGLFAKLYHLQYRNAHP, encoded by the coding sequence ATGAAAGAGGCAAATGCTCTCAGGATGCTATTACCACTGCTAAAGCATTATCCCTGGGCAATTCCAGCAATTATTACATTAGGGATTTTATCTTCTCTTTCAGAAGGATTGGGGATTAGCTTATTTATCCCTTTTCTGCATAGTTTGAAGCAGACAACCTCTCAATCAGGCAGTAAAAATTTATTGATAGGTTTTCTCAGTCAACTATTTGTTCACGTTCCACCTAATGATCGTCTTGTAATTATTCCTTTATGCATCTTAGGTAGTGTTACTGTAAAAAATTGTCTTCTATATAGTAATACAATTCTATTTTCTTGGCTAAACTGGCGTGTTAGTCATCAGTTAAGAGCTGGTATTTTTAGGCAGCTTCTGAGCGTAAGTTATAGTTTTTTAGATCGCAATCAATCAGGAAAATTTTTGAGCACTCTCGATAAAGAAACTTGGCAAACTAGTCAAGCTATGGCTTGCTTGGTTGGTCTGATTACCAGTGCCTGCACGATTATTGTTTTTGTCATTCTGTTATTTCTGATTGCTTGGAAATTAACTTTACTGGTTGGTGCCGTTATGCTGTTGATTTCGTTTAGCATCCAGTCAGTGACACACAAAGTCAAGAGTATAGGAAAACAAGCAGCGCAGGCTAATTCAGTCTTTGTCAACCGAGCAGTGGAGGGGCTTGCCGGAATGAGGGTGATCCGGGCTTTTGGTCGCGAATCCTATGAACAGGAGTATTTTGAACGAGCATCAAATCAGGTTTGCACTGCATTCAGAAAGCTTGATGTAATTTCAGGAGCGGTAAATCCCTTATCTGAAGTTTTGTCTACAGCTTTATTAACGTGTATTTTGATCATAGCCCTGCAAAGTCAGGCGAATCTACCGACGCTGCTGACATTTATTTTTATACTCTATCGCTTACAACCTCAGGTTAAGCAATTAGATAGCGCTCGCATTAATCTCGTTAGCTTGGCAGGCTCGGTAGAGCAAGTCATGGCTCTCTTAGACTGTTCTGATAAATCGTATATTTACTCAGGTAGTATTCCCTTTAAAGGTCTAAAGCAAGCAATCACTTTTACATCTGTTAGTTTCCACTATAATTTTTCTCAAAATCCTGTACTTAAGCAGATTTCAATCCATATTCCCAAAGGAAAAACCACTGCTATAGTCGGTCCATCAGGCGCAGGCAAGTCCACAATTATTAGTCTAATTTGTCGTTTTTATGACTTGACCGAGGGAGAAATTCATGTGGATAGCTACCCCTTACGGCAATTAAATCTTGTCGATTGGCGGAGTCGAATTGCTATTGTGAGTCAAGATACCCATCTTTTCAGTACAACAGTACAGGAAAATATAGCTTATGGTCGGCTTGATGCTACACAAGACGACATTGTAGCAGCTGCAAAACTTGCTAATGCCCATGAATTTATCAGCCAACTTCCCCAGGGTTATGACACAAAGGTAGGCGATCGCGGCATTCGGCTGTCAGGAGGACAGCGGCAACGCCTCGCTTTGGCTCGTGCTATTATCCGCAACCCAGAGATTCTGATTCTTGATGAGGCTACCAATGCACTTGATAGTATTTCAGAATACTCGATCCAAGAGGTACTCAACAGCTTTGGTCAAAATCGGACCGTAATTGTCATTGCTCATCGTCTATCAACTATTGAACAGGCTGATCAAATTATTGTCCTAGAGGAGGGGCGAGTGAAGGAACAAGGCAGTATACAGCATTTACTCAAAATCAATGGACTTTTTGCCAAGCTCTATCACTTGCAATACCGCAATGCACATCCCTGA
- a CDS encoding NAD+ synthase, giving the protein MKLAIAQLNPTIGDLTGNAQQILAAAEQAVKQDVRLLLTPELSLCGYPPRDLLLNPSFVEAMRNSLQQLARDLPPQIAVLVGCIERNERSLSFGGKPLFNSIAWLEQGKVQQIFHKRLLPTYDVFDEHRYFEPGLQANSFAIEVRSGELEEHPSSLVPLFEKPLARLRPSPLTIGVTICEDLWNDEEFWGKRNYAVSPIDELATLGVDLIVNLSASPYSVGKQRLREAMLQHAAIRYRQPVLYANQVAANDDLIFDGASVGFNRAGEVVCRARAFEKDLLVVEFDEQKRDLQLASVAPMPESEDEEIWQALVLGVRDYTRKCGFSKVVIGLSGGVDSSLVAAIATAALGQENVLGVLMPSPYSSDHSIQDAQQLAANLGIQTHTLPIGELMQAYDNTLADLFAGTPFGLAEENIQSRIRGNLLMAISNKFSYLLLSTGNKSEMAVGYCTLYGDMNGGLAVIADVPKTRVYSLCRWLNSKGKGKSSFPFIPKNILTKAPSAELKPGQVDQDSLPPYDILDDILERLIHNHQSAAQVVAAGYDPAIVDRVIQLVARAEFKRRQAPPGLKITDRAFGTGWRMPIANKWVCVSTYEAETTPAPPNFSPLETSS; this is encoded by the coding sequence ATGAAACTTGCGATCGCTCAACTCAATCCTACGATTGGTGATTTAACTGGCAATGCCCAACAGATATTGGCAGCAGCTGAACAGGCGGTTAAGCAGGATGTACGTCTGTTATTAACGCCTGAACTTTCTCTGTGTGGTTATCCACCACGAGATTTGCTACTAAACCCCAGTTTTGTAGAGGCAATGAGGAATAGTTTACAACAGTTGGCAAGGGATTTACCGCCCCAAATAGCTGTTTTAGTCGGTTGCATTGAACGAAATGAGCGATCGCTTTCTTTCGGTGGTAAACCTTTATTTAACAGCATTGCTTGGTTAGAGCAGGGCAAGGTACAGCAAATTTTTCACAAGCGGTTGTTGCCTACTTACGACGTATTTGATGAACACCGCTACTTTGAACCCGGTCTTCAAGCCAACTCCTTCGCTATAGAAGTGAGGAGTGGAGAACTAGAAGAACATCCCTCATCCCTCGTCCCACTCTTCGAGAAGCCGCTTGCGCGTCTACGCCCCTCGCCCCTGACGATTGGTGTCACGATCTGTGAAGACCTGTGGAATGATGAGGAGTTTTGGGGAAAGCGTAACTATGCAGTTAGTCCGATTGATGAATTGGCAACTCTGGGTGTTGATCTAATTGTGAATTTATCGGCTTCGCCCTACAGTGTCGGCAAGCAGCGACTAAGGGAAGCAATGCTGCAACATGCTGCTATTCGTTATCGACAACCAGTCCTCTATGCTAATCAGGTAGCGGCGAATGATGACCTAATTTTTGATGGAGCGAGTGTAGGATTTAACCGTGCTGGAGAGGTAGTATGCCGCGCCCGTGCTTTCGAGAAGGATTTGTTGGTAGTAGAATTTGACGAGCAAAAGCGGGATTTACAACTGGCTTCAGTAGCACCGATGCCAGAAAGCGAAGATGAGGAGATCTGGCAGGCTCTTGTACTAGGTGTGCGAGACTATACCCGTAAATGCGGCTTTTCTAAAGTCGTAATTGGATTGAGTGGAGGGGTTGATTCTTCATTGGTGGCGGCGATCGCTACCGCAGCACTAGGACAAGAAAATGTCCTGGGTGTACTGATGCCTTCTCCTTACAGTTCTGACCATTCAATTCAGGATGCCCAGCAATTAGCTGCAAATTTGGGTATTCAAACGCATACCCTGCCAATAGGGGAGTTAATGCAAGCCTACGACAACACCTTAGCTGATCTGTTTGCTGGAACTCCTTTTGGATTGGCAGAGGAAAATATTCAATCCCGGATTCGGGGCAACTTGTTAATGGCGATCTCTAACAAGTTTAGCTATCTCCTCCTCTCCACAGGTAACAAGTCAGAAATGGCAGTCGGCTACTGCACCCTCTACGGTGATATGAACGGTGGGTTAGCCGTGATTGCCGATGTTCCCAAAACCCGTGTCTACTCTTTGTGCCGCTGGCTTAACTCAAAGGGCAAGGGGAAATCTTCCTTCCCTTTCATTCCTAAAAATATTCTCACTAAGGCTCCTAGTGCGGAACTCAAACCTGGTCAAGTCGATCAAGACTCGCTGCCACCCTACGACATTCTGGATGATATTTTGGAACGTTTAATTCATAATCACCAATCTGCGGCTCAAGTTGTTGCAGCTGGTTACGATCCAGCTATTGTAGACCGCGTAATTCAGTTAGTTGCTCGTGCCGAATTTAAAAGGCGGCAAGCACCCCCTGGATTGAAGATTACTGACCGTGCTTTTGGCACTGGTTGGCGGATGCCGATTGCTAATAAATGGGTTTGTGTGAGTACTTACGAAGCTGAAACTACCCCTGCGCCTCCCAACTTCTCCCCTTTGGAAACTTCTAGCTAA
- a CDS encoding NUDIX domain-containing protein — translation MPARIQRKIADPVKPQILADFKVGVDNVIFSVDTAQNRLLVLLVMRHQEPFLGQWGLPGTLLRQGESLEDAAYRILAEKIRVNNLYLEQLYTFGEPNRDPREAIGGYGVRYLSVSYFALVGFEEAELIADGVSGIAWYPVKEVPQLAFDHNRILSYGHQRLRNKLEYSPVAFDVLPEVFTLSDLYQLYTTVLGENFSDYSNFRARLLKLGFLCDTGLKVSRGAGRPASLYRFDAEAFAPFKDKPLVFI, via the coding sequence ATGCCAGCACGCATCCAAAGAAAAATTGCAGATCCGGTAAAGCCACAGATATTAGCTGATTTCAAAGTCGGAGTTGATAACGTGATTTTCTCCGTTGATACCGCACAAAATCGGCTGTTAGTGCTGTTGGTGATGAGGCATCAGGAACCGTTCTTAGGTCAGTGGGGTCTTCCTGGTACCTTACTACGCCAAGGAGAGTCACTAGAAGATGCGGCTTACCGAATTTTGGCAGAGAAAATTAGAGTAAATAATCTCTATCTAGAGCAGTTATATACCTTTGGAGAACCGAATCGAGACCCGCGTGAAGCCATCGGTGGTTACGGAGTACGTTATCTATCAGTCAGTTACTTTGCGTTGGTAGGGTTTGAAGAAGCGGAGTTGATTGCTGATGGAGTGAGTGGCATTGCTTGGTATCCAGTTAAGGAGGTGCCGCAATTGGCTTTTGACCACAACCGGATTTTGTCCTATGGACATCAGCGTCTGCGAAATAAGTTGGAGTATAGCCCGGTTGCTTTTGACGTGTTACCAGAAGTTTTTACTTTGAGTGACCTTTATCAGCTTTACACCACTGTGTTAGGGGAAAATTTTTCTGATTATTCTAATTTCCGAGCGCGTCTACTAAAGTTAGGGTTCTTGTGCGATACAGGTTTGAAGGTGTCGCGGGGGGCAGGTCGTCCAGCTAGTTTGTATCGGTTTGATGCGGAAGCTTTTGCACCATTTAAGGATAAGCCTTTGGTGTTTATTTAA
- a CDS encoding cytochrome c peroxidase has product MNNRRNSHSSLPESEESKDSKLTCGRKESSTTLSLLQLLSRFLRKLQIIAIFTGMLSRLTQLASKLTKSLKKGATIATLITAMVLAGHAVSAQVASPPSLKTVAVPQPDNLGDFIKNKVAAIALGKALFWDMQVGSDGNTSCATCHFHAGVDSRSKNQINPGTLAQDHNFKIGGAPNYQLKPDDYPFDKENNDVTSSQGVFNTQFRDIEPGRVEDKVDPLDDPVFNVGGTNVRRVQPRNTPTVINAVFNFRNFWDGRAQNEFNGVNPFGLRDKAAKIVKAEKPNQLKEVNISLKNSSLASQAVGPPLSDFEMSARDRTFEDIGHKFSKGKKNKLPREVGKKLLFLRPLGKQLVAPDDSVLGTYSRAPENGLGPNYESLVKAAFKPEWWNSNQVIRVNGDNTRTFIKNPASNFLATNEYTLMQYNFSLFFGLAVQMYESTLVSNDTQFDRFAEGNKNALTEQQQQGLDIFQTKGLCINCHSGPEFTAASVTSVQEEPLDRMEGTAAIYDTGFNNTAVRPTLEDLAIGDVDPFGNPLSLSRLAQRDGSISANEPVVADGGFKVPGLRNVELTAPYFHNGGQLTLRQVVEFYNRGGDFDNGEDQDPDIHPLQLSEDEIEALVAFMKGLTDERVRYHKAPFDHPQMFIPNGHPGDEKSVTNDGTRKATETLLEIPAVGRNGLNVPLKNFLE; this is encoded by the coding sequence ATGAACAATCGTAGGAATAGCCATAGCAGCCTGCCTGAGTCAGAAGAGTCGAAAGACTCGAAGCTGACCTGTGGGAGGAAGGAAAGCAGTACTACTCTCTCTCTGCTCCAGCTGCTATCAAGGTTTTTAAGAAAATTACAAATCATTGCCATCTTCACAGGGATGCTAAGTAGACTGACCCAGCTGGCATCCAAATTGACTAAAAGCTTGAAAAAGGGCGCGACAATTGCCACGCTGATTACGGCTATGGTTCTAGCCGGACACGCTGTATCAGCGCAGGTAGCTTCACCACCTTCGCTCAAGACTGTGGCAGTTCCTCAGCCTGATAATCTTGGGGACTTTATTAAGAATAAGGTAGCCGCGATCGCCTTAGGAAAAGCTTTGTTTTGGGACATGCAGGTTGGCAGCGACGGCAACACTTCATGTGCTACTTGCCACTTCCATGCGGGAGTGGACAGTCGGTCTAAGAATCAAATCAACCCTGGGACTCTAGCCCAAGATCATAATTTCAAAATAGGCGGCGCGCCAAACTACCAGCTCAAGCCGGACGATTACCCGTTTGACAAGGAAAACAACGATGTTACCTCCTCTCAAGGGGTTTTCAATACCCAATTTAGAGACATCGAGCCTGGCAGGGTGGAGGACAAAGTAGACCCACTAGACGATCCAGTCTTTAACGTTGGAGGCACAAACGTCCGCCGCGTGCAACCCCGTAACACACCGACCGTAATCAATGCAGTGTTCAACTTCCGCAACTTCTGGGATGGACGAGCCCAGAATGAGTTCAACGGCGTGAATCCTTTCGGGTTAAGAGATAAGGCTGCCAAGATCGTGAAGGCAGAAAAGCCAAATCAACTAAAAGAGGTAAATATTAGTCTCAAAAATTCAAGCTTGGCTTCGCAGGCAGTAGGACCGCCGCTGAGCGACTTTGAGATGTCCGCCAGGGATCGCACGTTCGAGGATATTGGTCATAAGTTTAGCAAGGGCAAGAAAAATAAGCTGCCGAGGGAAGTCGGTAAGAAGCTACTATTTCTGAGACCACTTGGTAAACAGCTCGTGGCTCCTGATGACAGCGTTCTAGGTACCTACAGTAGAGCGCCTGAAAACGGGCTGGGACCAAACTACGAGTCACTAGTTAAGGCTGCTTTCAAGCCGGAGTGGTGGAACTCCAATCAGGTGATCAGGGTTAATGGCGACAATACCCGAACGTTCATCAAAAATCCGGCATCAAACTTCTTGGCTACTAACGAGTACACGCTGATGCAGTACAACTTCTCGCTCTTCTTCGGGTTAGCGGTGCAGATGTACGAGTCAACTTTAGTCTCCAACGATACACAATTCGATCGGTTCGCGGAAGGTAACAAGAACGCCCTGACTGAGCAGCAGCAACAAGGTCTCGATATTTTCCAGACCAAGGGTTTGTGCATCAATTGTCACTCCGGACCAGAATTCACTGCTGCTTCGGTTACAAGCGTGCAGGAGGAACCACTCGACCGGATGGAAGGCACAGCGGCAATCTATGACACCGGCTTCAATAACACTGCTGTAAGACCCACATTGGAAGATCTGGCTATAGGAGATGTCGATCCGTTCGGTAATCCGCTCTCCTTGTCGCGGCTCGCTCAAAGGGATGGCTCGATCAGCGCTAATGAACCAGTGGTTGCAGATGGAGGCTTCAAAGTGCCTGGACTGCGGAATGTGGAACTCACTGCTCCCTACTTCCACAACGGTGGACAATTGACTCTGCGGCAAGTGGTTGAGTTCTATAATCGAGGCGGGGACTTCGACAATGGTGAGGATCAAGATCCGGATATCCACCCCTTGCAGTTGTCTGAAGATGAAATAGAGGCACTGGTTGCCTTCATGAAAGGGCTCACCGATGAGCGAGTCCGCTATCACAAAGCACCCTTCGACCACCCACAGATGTTCATCCCTAACGGACATCCAGGAGATGAGAAGTCTGTTACCAACGATGGCACCAGGAAAGCCACAGAAACGCTGCTGGAGATTCCTGCTGTTGGTCGTAATGGTCTCAATGTTCCCCTGAAGAACTTCCTGGAATAG
- a CDS encoding nicotinate phosphoribosyltransferase: protein MTTSLEYDYLQRKNLQPQESGEDQELALTSEDYSLLTDLYQLTMAACYTGEALEQRWASFELFVRRLPDNFGYLIAMGLAQVLEYLERFRFSSSQLAALQATGIFAQAPERFWSLLAEARFTGDVWAVPEGTAVFAKEPLLRVEAPLWQAQLVETYLLNTLNYQTLVATRAARLRDVAGPQAKLLEFGTRRAFSPQASLWAARAALAAGLDATSNVLAALRLGQKPTGTMAHSLVMAIAATQGSEAQAFTAFHRYFPGAPLLIDTYDPIAAAKRLAERLDAGEIQLAGVRLDSGDLVTLSQQVRSLLPGVPILASGDLDEWKIAKLKADGACIDGYGLGTQLVTGTPVNGIYKLVEIDGIPVMKESSGKLTYPGRKQIFRSFAAGQVKADRLGLVTESPVGEQPLLQLVVKQGQRMQQPESLAQIRERTAASVASLPAEVRNLDNPMPGRVKISDSLQELIQQTQLRRQKNPKSKI from the coding sequence ATGACGACTTCCCTTGAGTACGACTATCTGCAACGTAAAAATCTTCAGCCACAGGAAAGCGGAGAAGACCAAGAACTCGCGTTGACTTCTGAGGATTACAGCCTCTTGACCGACCTTTACCAACTGACGATGGCAGCTTGCTACACAGGCGAAGCTCTGGAGCAGCGATGGGCAAGCTTTGAGCTATTTGTGCGCCGATTGCCAGATAACTTTGGTTATTTAATTGCTATGGGACTGGCGCAGGTATTGGAATATTTAGAGCGGTTTCGTTTCAGCTCCTCCCAGCTGGCTGCTTTGCAAGCAACTGGGATTTTTGCTCAAGCTCCAGAGCGATTTTGGTCACTACTAGCTGAGGCACGTTTTACTGGGGATGTTTGGGCAGTACCGGAAGGGACAGCAGTTTTTGCTAAAGAGCCGCTATTACGCGTGGAAGCTCCACTTTGGCAAGCTCAACTGGTAGAAACTTATCTACTGAATACACTGAACTATCAAACTTTAGTGGCAACGCGGGCAGCTCGTCTTCGAGATGTGGCGGGACCTCAAGCAAAGCTATTAGAATTTGGGACAAGACGCGCGTTTAGTCCTCAGGCATCTTTATGGGCAGCACGGGCAGCACTGGCAGCTGGATTGGATGCAACGTCTAATGTATTGGCAGCTCTCCGACTCGGTCAGAAGCCAACTGGGACGATGGCTCATTCTTTGGTGATGGCGATCGCCGCAACTCAAGGTAGTGAGGCGCAAGCTTTTACTGCTTTCCATCGCTATTTTCCAGGGGCACCGTTGTTGATTGATACTTACGATCCGATCGCTGCTGCCAAACGATTGGCAGAACGGTTAGACGCAGGGGAAATCCAGTTAGCTGGAGTCCGTTTGGATTCTGGCGATTTGGTGACATTGTCGCAGCAGGTGCGATCGCTACTTCCGGGTGTGCCAATCCTTGCCAGTGGTGACTTAGATGAGTGGAAGATTGCCAAACTAAAGGCAGATGGAGCTTGCATTGATGGCTACGGACTGGGAACACAACTGGTTACAGGAACGCCTGTGAATGGAATCTACAAACTGGTTGAAATTGATGGCATCCCAGTGATGAAGGAATCAAGTGGTAAGTTGACGTATCCGGGTCGCAAGCAGATTTTTCGCTCCTTTGCCGCAGGGCAGGTTAAAGCAGACCGTTTGGGATTAGTCACAGAAAGCCCTGTGGGAGAGCAACCTTTGTTACAGCTAGTCGTTAAGCAGGGTCAAAGGATGCAGCAGCCAGAGAGTTTGGCCCAGATTCGCGAACGTACAGCGGCTTCTGTTGCTAGTTTGCCAGCCGAGGTGAGAAATTTAGACAATCCGATGCCGGGGAGAGTAAAAATCTCTGATTCTTTGCAGGAACTAATTCAACAAACCCAGCTAAGAAGACAGAAAAATCCAAAATCTAAAATCTAA